In Populus nigra chromosome 1, ddPopNigr1.1, whole genome shotgun sequence, one genomic interval encodes:
- the LOC133681128 gene encoding beta-carotene hydroxylase 2, chloroplastic-like yields MASITSISMTPSSVTHRSRQSFLLEYKPSSLIISTHFKPKGFEYWRNNRNLNSCSVVEKRAEDSIEVKDDDKVPDLDDVKAVSRVEERLATKRSERYTYLVAAVLSSVGITSMAAMAVYYRFLWQMEGGEVPLLEIFGTFALSVGAVVGMEFWARWAHRALWHASLWHMHESHHRPRNGPFELNDVFAVINAVPAIALFSYGFFNKGLLPGLCFGAGLGITVFGMAYMFVHDGLVHRRFPVGPVANVPYLRRVAAAHQLHHADKFDGVPYGLFLGPYELEEVGGLDELEKEVQRRIKASR; encoded by the exons ATGGCAAGTATTACTTCAATATCAATGACTCCAAGTTCTGTAACCCACCGTTCTCGCCAAAGTTTTCTCCTAGAATATAAACCCAGTTCATTAATAATATCAACTCATTTCAAACCAAAGGGTTTTGAATATTGGAGAAATAACAGGAATTTGAATTCATGTTCGGTCGTGGAGAAGAGAGCAGAGGATTCTATTGAGGTCAAAGATGATGACAAAGTACCGGATCTAGATGATGTCAAAGCGGTTTCACGTGTGGAGGAGAGATTAGCAACAAAGAGATCAGAGAGATATACTTACCTTGTTGCTGCTGTCTTGTCTAGTGTTGGTATCACTTCAATGGCTGCCATGGCTGTGTATTACAGATTCTTATGGCAAATGGAG GGTGGAGAGGTTCCATTGCTGGAAATCTTCGGTACATTTGCTCTGTCCGTGGGAGCTGtg GTTGGAATGGAGTTTTGGGCAAGGTGGGCTCATAGGGCGTTGTGGCATGCTTCGCTGTGGCATATGCACGAG TCTCATCATAGACCAAGGAACGGTCCCTTCGAACTCAACGACGTTTTCGCAGTAATAAATGCCGTTCCAGCGATTGCACTCTTTTCCTATGGTTTCTTCAACAAAGGCCTTCTTCCTGGACTCTGTTTCGGTGCG GGTCTTGGAATTACAGTGTTTGGGATGGCCTACATGTTTGTACACGACGGTCTTGTCCACCGTAGATTCCCAGTAGGGCCCGTTGCAAACGTTCCTTACCTCAGGAGAGTGGCTGCAGCTcaccaa CTTCACCACGCAGACAAATTCGATGGGGTTCCTTATGGGCTGTTTTTGGGACCTTAT GAACTAGAAGAGGTAGGAGGCTTAGACGAGTTGGAGAAGGAGGTTCAACGAAGGATTAAAGCATCAAGATAG